A region of Corynebacterium glucuronolyticum DSM 44120 DNA encodes the following proteins:
- a CDS encoding TetR/AcrR family transcriptional regulator has translation MPPKPKVKREDILDAAFAVVRESGIEQLNVRRIASELGCSTQPVMYHFQTMDLLKEAVYERADQFHTEYLLRQRGESGSPFLSIGMNHIRFAREEAPLFRFLFQSAFSPHQSLNETFDSDELAPLLSALQTETALDIQQAKTVFMSLAMVTHGYASLLSNHLLEYREEFVTSQLSSVFNGAISVAQEGHNEKTVRQK, from the coding sequence ATGCCGCCAAAGCCTAAAGTAAAGCGGGAGGACATTCTCGATGCAGCCTTCGCGGTCGTGCGTGAGTCTGGCATAGAGCAGTTGAATGTGCGACGCATTGCCAGTGAATTGGGGTGCTCCACTCAGCCGGTCATGTACCACTTCCAAACCATGGACCTGCTCAAAGAAGCGGTGTACGAACGTGCCGACCAATTTCACACGGAATACCTGCTACGGCAACGAGGCGAAAGCGGATCGCCTTTCCTGTCCATCGGAATGAACCATATTCGCTTTGCAAGAGAAGAGGCGCCCCTATTCCGTTTCCTCTTCCAAAGTGCTTTTTCTCCGCATCAAAGTCTTAATGAAACATTTGACAGCGACGAGCTTGCCCCGTTGCTCTCCGCTCTGCAGACAGAGACCGCATTGGACATTCAGCAAGCGAAAACGGTGTTCATGAGCCTAGCCATGGTTACTCACGGGTATGCAAGCCTGCTTTCCAACCATCTGCTGGAATACAGAGAGGAATTTGTCACGTCTCAATTATCCAGCGTCTTTAATGGCGCAATATCTGTTGCCCAGGAGGGCCACAATGAAAAAACTGTACGACAAAAGTGA
- the uvrB gene encoding excinuclease ABC subunit UvrB, which yields MAFPMEHPVLPHSDFRPVEEVERREGTFEVISEYEPAGDQPKAIKELTERIQRGEKDIVLMGATGTGKSATAAWLIEQVQRPTLVMAPNKTLAAQLANELRQLLPNNAVEYFVSYYDYYQPEAYIAQTDTYIEKDSSINEDVERLRHSATSALLSRRDVVVVSSVSCIYGLGTPQSYLDRSLKIEVGEEIDRDRFLRLLVDIQYERNDYDLKRGAFRVKGDTVDIIPAYEEVAVRVEFFGDEVDQLYYIHPLTGEIIRNVDVLRIFPATHYIASEGRVEKAIEQIREELEERITSFENRGKLLEAQRLRMRTEYDLEMIEEMGFCSGIENYSRHMDGREAGDPPPTLIDYFPEDFLTIIDESHVTVPQIGGMYEGDASRKRNLVEFGFRLPSALDNRPLTWEEFEERKGQTVYMSATPGDYELAAAGGEFVEQVIRPTGLVDPKIVVKPTKGQIDDLIHEIRVRAEKKERVLVTTLTKKMAEDLTEYLQENGVRVRYMHSDVDTLQRVELLRKLRLGEYDVLVGINLLREGLDLPEVSLVSILDADKEGFLRSTKSLIQTIGRAARNVSGEVHMYADSITDSMQQAIDETERRREMQIAYNKEHGIDPQPLRKKIADILDLVYEDAEEGETPSADAVVAKDYDVSTMAQDEVEKLIKDLRAQMGAAARELNFELAARLRDEIVSLEKELRGLKEAGI from the coding sequence ATGGCATTTCCTATGGAACACCCTGTTTTACCGCATTCTGATTTCCGTCCTGTGGAGGAGGTCGAGCGCCGTGAGGGAACCTTTGAGGTTATCTCTGAGTACGAGCCTGCGGGTGACCAGCCGAAAGCGATTAAGGAGCTGACGGAGCGAATCCAGCGCGGTGAAAAAGACATCGTGCTCATGGGTGCGACAGGCACAGGTAAGTCTGCTACGGCTGCCTGGCTGATTGAGCAGGTGCAGCGGCCGACACTGGTCATGGCACCGAACAAGACCTTGGCAGCGCAGCTTGCCAACGAGCTGCGCCAGCTGCTGCCGAATAACGCGGTAGAGTACTTCGTCTCGTACTACGACTATTACCAGCCAGAGGCGTATATCGCGCAGACGGACACATACATCGAGAAGGATTCTTCCATCAACGAGGATGTGGAGCGTCTTCGCCACTCGGCTACGTCTGCGCTCCTGTCACGACGAGATGTTGTCGTGGTGAGTTCCGTATCGTGTATTTACGGTCTGGGGACCCCGCAGTCCTACCTTGATCGATCTCTAAAAATTGAGGTAGGGGAGGAGATCGACCGAGACCGTTTTCTCCGCCTGCTTGTCGATATCCAATATGAGCGCAACGATTATGACCTGAAGCGTGGTGCATTCCGTGTCAAGGGGGACACAGTGGACATCATCCCTGCCTACGAGGAGGTTGCTGTCCGTGTTGAGTTCTTTGGCGACGAGGTTGACCAGCTCTATTACATCCATCCGCTGACAGGCGAGATTATCCGCAACGTCGATGTCCTTCGTATCTTCCCGGCGACGCACTACATCGCCTCAGAGGGGCGTGTGGAGAAGGCGATTGAGCAAATCCGGGAGGAGCTGGAGGAGCGGATTACATCCTTCGAAAACCGCGGCAAGCTGCTTGAAGCCCAACGTTTGCGCATGCGCACGGAGTATGACCTTGAAATGATCGAGGAAATGGGATTCTGCTCCGGTATCGAGAACTATTCGAGGCACATGGATGGCCGTGAGGCGGGCGATCCGCCGCCGACGCTGATTGATTACTTCCCGGAAGACTTTCTCACGATTATCGACGAGTCTCACGTCACTGTCCCGCAGATCGGTGGCATGTATGAGGGGGATGCGTCCCGCAAACGTAACCTCGTCGAGTTTGGCTTCCGCCTTCCCTCCGCCCTAGATAACCGCCCGCTGACGTGGGAGGAGTTCGAGGAACGCAAGGGGCAGACAGTGTACATGTCAGCTACTCCGGGCGATTATGAGCTTGCCGCGGCCGGCGGCGAGTTCGTTGAACAGGTCATTCGTCCGACTGGCCTCGTCGACCCGAAAATTGTGGTTAAGCCCACCAAGGGACAGATCGATGATCTCATCCATGAGATCCGGGTGCGCGCTGAGAAGAAAGAGCGCGTTCTTGTCACCACGTTGACCAAGAAGATGGCGGAGGATCTCACTGAGTACCTGCAGGAAAATGGAGTGCGGGTTCGCTACATGCACTCAGATGTGGATACCCTGCAGCGTGTTGAGTTGCTGCGCAAACTGCGCCTTGGAGAGTACGACGTTCTCGTTGGCATTAACCTGCTGCGCGAGGGGCTCGACTTGCCCGAAGTCTCGCTGGTGTCCATCCTCGACGCCGATAAGGAAGGGTTCCTTCGGTCCACGAAATCCCTCATTCAGACAATCGGGCGTGCGGCCCGCAACGTCTCGGGCGAGGTGCACATGTACGCCGATTCGATTACGGACTCCATGCAGCAGGCAATCGATGAGACAGAGCGTCGCCGTGAGATGCAGATTGCATATAACAAGGAACACGGTATTGACCCGCAACCCCTGCGTAAGAAAATCGCCGACATTCTGGATCTCGTCTATGAAGATGCCGAAGAAGGGGAGACACCCAGCGCAGATGCTGTTGTAGCGAAAGATTACGACGTGTCTACGATGGCGCAGGATGAGGTAGAAAAGTTGATCAAGGATCTCCGCGCACAGATGGGGGCAGCAGCCCGGGAGCTGAATTTCGAGCTTGCAGCCAGGTTGCGCGATGAGATCGTGAGCCTAGAAAAGGAGCTAAGGGGGCTAAAGGAAGCAGGCATTTAG
- the coaE gene encoding dephospho-CoA kinase (Dephospho-CoA kinase (CoaE) performs the final step in coenzyme A biosynthesis.), whose product MLVGLTGGIGSGKSTVASMFADAGFALIDSDAIARTEVETPEVMAELVKRFGEDIRTGNAEAPLNRTLLAQRAFASDEATEALNSITHPAIRNRTLSLIASADPKHNPVLIDMPLLVETGFHAKCDAVVVVVAHPDLRVDRLVTMRGLDPADARARINKQATDAERAAVADYVLDNNKDLLHLEAQVQEVIAELLSRESK is encoded by the coding sequence ATGCTCGTAGGGCTAACCGGAGGAATCGGCAGTGGGAAATCTACGGTAGCGTCGATGTTTGCGGATGCGGGTTTCGCCCTCATTGATTCCGATGCCATCGCCCGTACGGAAGTGGAGACTCCCGAGGTAATGGCGGAATTGGTGAAACGGTTTGGCGAAGATATCCGCACGGGGAATGCTGAAGCGCCACTTAACCGGACGCTGTTGGCACAGCGGGCATTTGCAAGTGACGAGGCAACCGAAGCGTTAAACAGCATTACTCACCCGGCCATCCGGAATCGCACCCTCAGCCTGATTGCATCGGCAGACCCAAAGCACAATCCCGTTCTTATCGATATGCCGCTGCTTGTGGAGACCGGTTTTCACGCGAAATGTGATGCCGTGGTCGTGGTTGTTGCCCATCCGGATCTGCGTGTCGACAGGCTTGTGACGATGCGAGGACTCGACCCGGCCGATGCGCGTGCTCGCATTAACAAACAGGCTACAGATGCTGAGCGCGCGGCCGTTGCTGATTACGTGCTGGACAATAACAAAGACCTCCTGCACCTGGAAGCCCAGGTGCAGGAGGTTATCGCTGAACTTTTGTCACGGGAGAGCAAATAG
- a CDS encoding HelD family protein translates to MTDNDRLIDDSIAAEQEYVDGLFRRIDGDIDTARARLESAVKKLDTNSPLAEDLVQREVEVATLAKRLDRMNLAQVGLVFGRIDIDDNDPETPVPGKDKQDRRYIGRLGVDAPEDHYRTLLLDWRAPAARPYYLATTAQPEGVHVRRHIRMSSREVTDITDEVLNEDARADHPTANQLASDTVAGESALFEALNRARTGYMSDIVETIQREQDTIIRDPSRGVMVVEGGPGTGKTAVALHRVAYLLYTWRDQLAKTGVLLLGPNTTFLDYISRVLPELGETGVVLRTVGTLYPGFTPVATETLLGREIKGSEEMVHILAAAVQRYEVVPEESITIQLDGVRVDITPAMVKKSRTRARRSRKPHNEARGIFADQLAELTANRLTEIIGSDPLGGENLLSAADTAELTDELLEDPQFMSVADSLWPELSPEDVLAEMLSNEAVLNEVAGDYDDDTHDGLFRTDGYAWTDSDAALVDELAHRIGVPDPEEQRKREEKEWQQQLAEAQEALDVLQSSENTDLDDELEAEILSAHDVIDAEQLARRQQETDNRTTVERAAEDYTWAYGHVVVDEAQELTPMEWRMIMRRSPNRWMTLVGDTAQTSAPAGVESWEESLQPFVDKRFTLHRLTVNYRTPAEIMEYANALLESIDPEQDPARAIRSSGEPVRFLPSGTDPEQVASEFADGRLVQIIDSDNVHDIKGLEFDHVILVEPSAIIENSPQGLQDLYVAATRATQTLTIIGEQRFTRRHPRCNVDLR, encoded by the coding sequence GTGACTGACAATGATCGCCTCATTGATGACTCGATCGCAGCCGAACAGGAATACGTCGATGGACTGTTTCGGCGAATCGACGGCGACATTGACACGGCCAGGGCACGGCTTGAATCCGCCGTGAAGAAGCTCGACACCAACAGTCCCCTCGCCGAGGACCTTGTCCAACGTGAGGTAGAGGTAGCAACACTTGCCAAGCGTCTCGACCGCATGAATCTTGCGCAAGTTGGACTCGTCTTTGGTCGCATTGACATCGATGACAACGACCCCGAAACCCCTGTTCCCGGTAAAGACAAGCAGGATCGCCGGTACATCGGGCGATTGGGTGTCGATGCCCCCGAGGACCATTACCGCACCCTCCTACTGGATTGGCGCGCGCCGGCGGCACGCCCGTACTATCTCGCTACAACAGCTCAGCCCGAGGGCGTTCACGTTAGACGCCACATCCGGATGTCGTCTCGCGAGGTTACGGACATCACGGATGAGGTACTCAACGAGGACGCGCGAGCAGACCACCCCACGGCTAATCAGCTAGCGAGCGACACTGTTGCCGGTGAATCAGCTCTTTTTGAAGCACTCAATCGTGCGCGCACCGGTTACATGTCCGACATCGTGGAGACGATCCAGCGCGAACAGGACACCATTATCCGCGACCCTTCCCGCGGTGTCATGGTCGTGGAAGGTGGACCGGGTACGGGGAAGACAGCAGTTGCCCTGCACCGAGTCGCCTATCTGCTGTACACATGGCGAGATCAGCTCGCTAAAACAGGTGTCCTCCTCCTCGGTCCCAACACCACCTTCTTGGACTACATTTCTCGAGTTCTGCCCGAGCTTGGCGAAACGGGAGTGGTCCTCCGTACCGTCGGCACCTTGTACCCCGGCTTCACCCCGGTAGCCACCGAGACACTCCTGGGAAGGGAAATTAAGGGAAGCGAGGAGATGGTTCACATCCTCGCTGCCGCAGTGCAGCGTTACGAAGTGGTACCTGAGGAGTCAATCACCATCCAGCTAGACGGGGTGCGTGTAGATATCACTCCGGCGATGGTGAAGAAGTCTCGTACCCGCGCACGACGTTCCCGTAAGCCACACAACGAAGCACGTGGCATTTTCGCTGACCAGTTGGCCGAACTCACCGCAAATAGGCTCACCGAAATTATCGGCTCTGATCCTCTCGGGGGAGAAAACTTACTCTCAGCAGCCGACACAGCAGAGCTCACGGACGAGCTGCTCGAGGATCCACAGTTCATGTCTGTTGCTGACTCATTGTGGCCGGAACTTTCGCCCGAGGATGTACTTGCCGAAATGCTCAGCAACGAAGCAGTACTCAATGAGGTAGCTGGCGACTACGACGACGATACACACGACGGGTTGTTCCGCACTGATGGGTACGCCTGGACTGATTCCGATGCTGCTCTCGTCGACGAGCTTGCCCACCGCATTGGGGTACCGGATCCGGAGGAACAGCGGAAACGTGAAGAAAAGGAGTGGCAGCAGCAACTCGCGGAGGCACAGGAAGCTCTCGACGTGCTGCAATCCTCGGAGAATACGGACCTTGACGATGAGCTTGAAGCAGAAATTTTGTCCGCGCACGATGTCATCGATGCGGAGCAACTCGCCCGCCGCCAGCAGGAGACGGACAACCGCACAACAGTTGAGCGCGCCGCCGAAGATTACACGTGGGCATACGGCCATGTCGTCGTTGATGAGGCACAGGAACTCACCCCGATGGAGTGGCGGATGATTATGCGTCGTTCTCCTAACCGGTGGATGACCCTTGTCGGCGATACCGCGCAGACCTCGGCCCCAGCCGGCGTGGAAAGTTGGGAAGAAAGCTTGCAACCGTTCGTCGACAAGCGTTTCACCCTCCACCGCCTGACGGTCAACTACCGTACCCCGGCAGAGATCATGGAATATGCAAACGCCCTCCTGGAGAGCATCGACCCCGAGCAAGACCCTGCACGGGCAATTCGTTCTTCCGGTGAGCCTGTTCGGTTCCTCCCCTCAGGAACCGATCCCGAACAGGTTGCGTCCGAGTTCGCGGATGGACGCCTCGTACAGATCATCGACTCGGACAATGTCCACGACATCAAGGGACTCGAGTTTGACCATGTGATCCTCGTGGAGCCGAGCGCCATCATCGAGAATTCTCCCCAAGGACTGCAGGATCTCTACGTGGCCGCTACCCGCGCCACCCAGACCCTCACGATTATCGGCGAGCAGCGCTTTACTCGCCGGCATCCGAGGTGCAACGTTGACCTCCGGTAA
- a CDS encoding DoxX family protein, which translates to MIRKIIRPMIAAVYVADGVKALSKPEDYVEGTKSVLDSARAVLPSQYKGYVPTDATMVTQAAAGTRVGAGSLLALGKAPRLAASTLALISVPTIYARNAFWNTDDDQEKEQRKNGLLTNLALLGGLVLTSLDTEGKPGLAWRAKDAGRRANKAVQQALPGKSEQEEIRDNLVEGASNARDNIVEGATVAGTAAAGFFSNAGEKLADAWNDVTDYVEDNKDDWLSTAKKNAKIAKKRLVKAADKAQKRAAEAADEAQKRGEEAAKNGKKSAQKLAKKADKRANKLSKQAEKAANKAEKKFSKKLEKLS; encoded by the coding sequence ATGATCCGGAAGATTATCCGACCCATGATTGCGGCAGTCTATGTTGCAGATGGTGTCAAAGCACTGAGCAAGCCGGAGGATTACGTCGAGGGAACCAAGAGCGTGCTGGACAGCGCCCGTGCCGTTCTCCCCTCTCAGTACAAGGGATACGTGCCCACCGATGCCACGATGGTTACCCAGGCCGCAGCCGGTACCCGCGTCGGCGCCGGTTCGTTGCTCGCCCTCGGTAAGGCTCCACGCCTAGCCGCCAGCACCCTGGCACTCATCTCTGTGCCCACCATTTACGCCCGTAACGCATTCTGGAACACGGACGACGACCAGGAGAAGGAGCAGCGCAAGAACGGTCTGCTAACCAACCTTGCCCTCCTCGGCGGATTGGTTCTTACCTCCCTCGACACCGAGGGCAAGCCCGGTCTCGCGTGGCGTGCAAAGGATGCCGGACGTCGCGCTAACAAGGCCGTCCAGCAAGCTCTCCCAGGCAAGAGCGAGCAGGAGGAAATCCGCGACAACCTCGTAGAGGGCGCATCTAACGCTCGCGACAACATCGTGGAAGGTGCTACCGTCGCAGGTACCGCCGCCGCTGGTTTCTTCTCCAACGCTGGTGAGAAGCTTGCCGACGCATGGAACGATGTCACGGACTACGTCGAGGACAACAAGGACGACTGGCTCTCCACCGCAAAGAAGAACGCCAAGATCGCTAAGAAGCGCCTGGTGAAGGCCGCCGACAAGGCCCAGAAGCGCGCCGCCGAGGCCGCCGACGAGGCCCAAAAGCGTGGCGAGGAAGCCGCCAAGAACGGCAAGAAGTCCGCTCAAAAGCTGGCTAAGAAAGCCGATAAGCGCGCCAACAAGCTCAGCAAGCAGGCAGAAAAAGCCGCTAACAAGGCAGAAAAGAAGTTCTCCAAGAAGCTGGAGAAGCTGAGCTAA
- a CDS encoding peptide MFS transporter: MMAADTSDADLVGVAGVASKKSLYKPKNLVTGPPREDKAFLGHPGGLPWMLQVEMWERFSWFGMRAILVYFLTDTIANGGMGLTDNAGQVVMASYGAGVLLMTIPGGILADRLLGPWLSTLSGGAVIMGGHLVLAIPTVPTSWVGLVLIAIGTGLIKPNLSTVVGGLYEEGDPRRDQGFLFFYMSINIGSLFAPLITGFLKDRYGYHVGFIAAAIGMAFALVAFVYGRGKLREFAFNIPYPMRKGEGRKLGLGAIAVAIGFLALVGLCTAVFGEVTSGIAYSLFLFAVGTSLFYFFTMFRSPQVTVHERGHLMAFIPLWVGQVLFVMIFEQAAGKMATFAKDNTDGSIGSLFTLTPEQYQMFNPIFVLIFAPILGWIFAKTQGHFPNTPQKFALSVFIIGLSALLMGFGFSQWPGGTGGLSPWWFLVAVFAVQTVAEVMMNPIGLSSATKLAPVKFASQTMTLWLLAAACGQGLAAVVIERTSELGDVVFYYGVGGVTLVVALGLFLISPWTQRHMEDVDHLEPQEHGDAEAAPGSTTVQTTQK; this comes from the coding sequence ATGATGGCTGCAGACACATCAGATGCAGACCTCGTCGGGGTCGCAGGTGTCGCTTCGAAAAAGTCTCTGTACAAGCCCAAAAATCTCGTAACCGGTCCCCCACGTGAGGACAAGGCGTTCCTCGGTCACCCAGGTGGACTCCCCTGGATGCTACAGGTTGAAATGTGGGAACGATTTTCATGGTTCGGCATGCGAGCCATCCTCGTGTACTTCCTCACGGATACCATCGCCAACGGCGGCATGGGGCTTACAGACAATGCGGGCCAGGTGGTCATGGCCTCCTACGGTGCTGGCGTTCTCCTCATGACCATTCCCGGCGGCATCCTTGCCGACCGACTGTTAGGGCCATGGCTTTCAACACTATCTGGTGGTGCAGTCATTATGGGTGGCCACCTCGTCCTAGCGATCCCCACAGTTCCTACATCCTGGGTTGGCCTGGTCCTCATCGCAATTGGCACCGGCCTCATCAAGCCCAATCTCTCCACCGTCGTGGGCGGACTCTACGAGGAAGGCGATCCCAGGCGCGACCAAGGGTTCCTCTTCTTCTACATGTCGATCAATATCGGTTCCCTCTTCGCCCCTCTCATTACCGGTTTTCTCAAGGATCGTTACGGCTACCACGTAGGTTTCATCGCCGCCGCGATCGGCATGGCATTCGCACTCGTCGCCTTCGTGTACGGGCGAGGCAAGCTTCGTGAGTTCGCATTCAACATTCCCTACCCTATGCGCAAGGGCGAAGGTCGAAAGCTAGGCTTGGGAGCTATCGCGGTAGCCATAGGTTTCCTGGCGCTGGTCGGGCTGTGCACTGCCGTCTTCGGTGAGGTTACCTCCGGGATTGCGTACTCCCTCTTCCTGTTCGCGGTGGGCACGAGCCTTTTCTATTTCTTTACGATGTTTAGGTCTCCCCAGGTTACCGTCCACGAACGTGGGCATCTCATGGCGTTTATTCCCCTCTGGGTCGGCCAGGTTCTCTTCGTGATGATTTTCGAGCAAGCAGCCGGAAAAATGGCCACCTTCGCCAAGGACAATACGGACGGATCCATCGGTTCCCTGTTTACGCTCACTCCAGAGCAGTACCAGATGTTCAACCCGATTTTTGTCCTCATCTTTGCTCCCATCCTTGGCTGGATCTTTGCCAAGACGCAGGGCCACTTCCCCAACACTCCACAGAAATTTGCCCTGTCGGTTTTCATCATCGGACTCTCTGCACTTCTCATGGGCTTTGGCTTTAGCCAATGGCCCGGCGGCACCGGCGGGCTCTCCCCCTGGTGGTTCCTCGTTGCTGTGTTTGCCGTTCAGACCGTCGCCGAGGTGATGATGAATCCAATCGGGCTGTCTAGCGCAACCAAGCTCGCCCCGGTGAAGTTCGCGTCTCAGACAATGACCCTCTGGCTACTTGCAGCTGCGTGTGGCCAGGGTCTAGCGGCTGTCGTTATTGAACGCACCTCCGAGCTTGGCGATGTCGTGTTCTACTACGGTGTCGGCGGAGTCACCCTCGTTGTTGCGCTCGGTTTGTTCCTTATCTCTCCGTGGACACAGCGGCATATGGAAGATGTCGATCACCTCGAGCCACAGGAGCACGGTGACGCTGAGGCAGCACCTGGATCTACGACAGTGCAGACCACCCAGAAGTAA
- a CDS encoding CPBP family intramembrane glutamic endopeptidase, whose product MKKLYDKSELLFSLTWIAIYCVLQSLAFSLNDTVGIKFSFSALFAATQTIILYLFLRRHGLFQRYGIRSPQLSAKRFVFYIPLLILISGALWNGIGLRYTVVETGFYICLMACVGFLEELIFRGFLFRAMAEESLRQAIVVSSVTFGIGHIVNSVNGSGQSLTVTLLQVVFAIAVGFLFVTIVYRGGSLWPCIITHQLINISEGFTVEADLTLGKNVLYVLTQMTVIIVYILILNRTLPKGLLMQS is encoded by the coding sequence ATGAAAAAACTGTACGACAAAAGTGAGTTGCTCTTCTCGCTCACCTGGATTGCGATCTACTGTGTCCTGCAATCCTTGGCCTTTTCTCTCAATGATACGGTTGGCATCAAATTCTCCTTCAGTGCTCTGTTTGCGGCAACCCAAACAATCATCCTGTATTTGTTTCTACGCAGGCATGGACTTTTCCAGCGTTACGGGATTCGCAGTCCGCAGTTGTCGGCGAAGCGCTTTGTCTTTTACATTCCGCTCCTCATTCTGATAAGCGGCGCCCTATGGAATGGTATTGGTCTTCGGTACACCGTCGTGGAAACTGGTTTCTACATCTGTCTTATGGCGTGCGTCGGTTTTCTTGAAGAATTGATTTTTCGTGGGTTCCTATTCAGAGCAATGGCGGAGGAAAGCTTGCGTCAGGCAATCGTTGTCTCCAGCGTCACATTTGGGATTGGGCACATCGTGAATAGCGTGAACGGAAGTGGCCAGTCACTAACGGTTACGTTGCTGCAAGTTGTTTTCGCCATCGCCGTTGGCTTTCTCTTTGTCACCATTGTCTACCGAGGTGGCAGTCTATGGCCGTGCATTATTACGCACCAGCTCATTAACATTTCTGAAGGCTTCACCGTCGAAGCTGACCTAACCCTCGGAAAGAATGTTCTTTACGTGCTCACACAGATGACGGTGATCATCGTTTATATCTTGATTCTCAATCGTACTTTGCCAAAGGGGCTGTTAATGCAGAGCTGA
- a CDS encoding DUF4185 domain-containing protein, with protein sequence MPILKGHTGVTQLVTGPGSPDRTDRVYDVTGTDLGIAYDDQRGNTMLVLGDTMACNFAVNNWRSNAILRSHDYTSSDGFTIHDALGKNGYMTGGHATEFIPSMKVPGIEHTTIPTAGIAIGDTQYIDYMSVRNWDKPGNWVTNYAATVRSNDGVHWTIVPESIRTNTDAPAALNFLPGFRSGNQKAQMSAFVESNGFVYRFSTPSGRNGAAILGRAPIGQFPNEAAFEYLTPDGWVPDLNAATPVINDQVSELSVAWNEHLHKFIAMYTDGRGLVIRTADALEGPWSEKTMVVDVDTLYDLYGGFMLPHQNGRDLYYVLTTWSNYNVMLMRTNLDALLAERPNATWDDGLTNAGTATYK encoded by the coding sequence ATGCCAATCCTCAAGGGGCATACGGGGGTAACCCAGCTGGTCACCGGGCCTGGCTCTCCAGATCGCACGGACCGAGTTTACGATGTCACTGGAACCGATCTGGGCATTGCCTATGATGACCAGAGGGGCAACACCATGCTCGTGTTGGGCGACACAATGGCGTGCAACTTTGCAGTGAATAATTGGCGGTCAAACGCTATTCTGCGCTCCCACGATTACACCTCCAGCGATGGGTTCACCATCCACGACGCCCTGGGCAAGAACGGGTACATGACCGGAGGCCACGCCACCGAGTTCATCCCCTCAATGAAGGTTCCTGGCATCGAGCACACAACTATCCCCACTGCAGGTATTGCCATCGGCGATACGCAGTACATCGATTACATGTCGGTGCGAAACTGGGACAAGCCCGGCAATTGGGTCACCAACTATGCGGCAACTGTTCGCTCGAACGACGGTGTTCACTGGACAATCGTGCCCGAGTCAATCCGTACAAACACGGATGCTCCAGCTGCGCTTAATTTCCTTCCTGGATTCCGCTCTGGCAACCAGAAAGCGCAGATGTCCGCGTTCGTTGAGAGCAATGGCTTTGTCTACCGTTTCTCCACTCCTTCAGGTAGAAACGGGGCTGCGATCCTCGGCCGTGCCCCCATTGGTCAGTTCCCTAACGAAGCGGCCTTCGAATATCTCACCCCTGACGGTTGGGTACCCGACCTGAATGCTGCTACTCCCGTCATTAATGATCAGGTCAGTGAGCTCTCCGTTGCGTGGAACGAGCACCTCCACAAGTTCATTGCCATGTACACCGATGGCAGGGGCCTCGTCATCCGCACTGCGGACGCTCTTGAAGGCCCGTGGTCCGAGAAAACGATGGTCGTAGATGTCGACACACTCTACGACCTATACGGTGGCTTCATGTTGCCCCACCAGAACGGGAGAGACCTCTACTACGTCCTGACCACGTGGTCCAACTACAACGTCATGCTCATGCGCACGAATCTGGATGCGCTTCTGGCCGAGCGCCCGAATGCAACGTGGGATGATGGGCTGACGAACGCCGGTACCGCAACCTACAAATAG
- a CDS encoding universal stress protein → MSAYKSIVVGTDGSKSSLLAVKRAAQIAASFDAKLIIGCAYYENEEQATKTLRKDSVTVLGDDPALKNLETARATAEEVGASNIETAIKPGTPVEALMAIVHENEADLLVVGNRGINSLTGRLLGSVPADVARQSECDVMIVHTVQ, encoded by the coding sequence ATGTCCGCTTATAAGAGCATCGTTGTGGGAACTGACGGTTCAAAGTCTTCACTGCTCGCAGTGAAGCGCGCTGCACAGATCGCAGCATCCTTCGATGCAAAGCTGATCATCGGCTGCGCGTACTACGAGAATGAAGAGCAGGCTACCAAGACTCTGCGCAAGGATTCCGTGACCGTTTTGGGTGACGATCCGGCGCTCAAGAATCTTGAGACTGCTCGCGCAACCGCCGAGGAGGTCGGTGCCTCCAACATTGAGACCGCCATTAAGCCCGGCACCCCAGTTGAGGCTCTTATGGCGATCGTTCACGAGAACGAAGCAGATCTGCTCGTTGTAGGTAACCGTGGCATCAACTCCCTGACCGGTCGTCTGCTGGGTTCTGTGCCCGCAGACGTCGCCCGCCAGTCCGAGTGCGACGTCATGATCGTCCACACCGTTCAGTAA